One window from the genome of Paramormyrops kingsleyae isolate MSU_618 chromosome 3, PKINGS_0.4, whole genome shotgun sequence encodes:
- the LOC140588299 gene encoding scavenger receptor cysteine-rich type 1 protein M130-like, whose amino-acid sequence MKMEICLFILPLSCLLLLTTANSDVRLVGGGDPCAGRVEVLHQGQWGTVCDDGWDMEDAAVVCRQMFCGDAVAAPQYAHFGAGRGSIWMSNVACGGSESTLKDCGSRQRVYSCGHHEDAGVICSGNFEMQLTGGPHLCSGRLEFPLGDSRGTVCDPDFDLQDAKVVCRQLGCGIPVEEPRGAAFGKGGGQVWSKKINCKGDESDFGQCLRSSTEEQNCNHETDVGLKCFWYTDSRLVGGPDSCSGRVELQYLSEWGTVCDASWDMRAASVLCQQLQCGSAVAVPGQAWFGEGRGRIWADVFECQGNETHLSQCAVSSWSRAACSHGRDAGLICEGSKSLSALNGTVRLSGESGCEGQVEVYYQLTWSRVLMDSWSFRETSVVCRQLGCGSAVRLYSSSLSGTGDSDVCLTGYQCSGNESHLLNCSDLQRLSCSSGPQVPIECSKHRSIRLVGDAGGCAGRLEVLH is encoded by the exons ATGAAGATGGAGATCTGCCTGTTCATCCTCCCTCTCTCATGCCTGCTTCTGCTCACCACAGCCA ACAGTGACGTCAGGCTGGTGGGTGGCGGCGATCCCTGTGCTGGGAGAGTGGAGGTTCTTCATCAAGGACAGTGGGGCACAGTGTGTGATGATGGCTGGGATATGGAGGATGCTGCAGTGGTGTGTAGGCAGATGTTCTGTGGAGATGCTGTAGCTGCACCACAGTATGCTCACTTTGGAGCAGGAAGAGGGAGCATCTGGATGAGTAATGTGGCCTGTGGAGGGTCAGAGTCGACACTGAAGGACTGTGGGTCCAGACAGAGAGTATATAGCTGTGGTCACCATGAGGACGCTGGAGTTATCTGCTCAGG aaattttgaaATGCAGCTGACAGGAGGACCTCATCTGTGCTCTGGGAGACTGGAATTTCCACTTGGAGACTCAAGGGGCACCGTGTGCGATCCTGACTTTGACCTGCAGGATGCAAAGGTTGTGTGTCGGCAGCTGGGCTGTGGGATCCCTGTGGAGGAGCCCAGGGGGGCTGCATTTGGGAAGGGGGGTGGGCAGGTGTGGTCAAAGAAGATTAACTGCAAAGGGGATGAATCTGATTTTGGTCAGTGTTTGAGATCATCCACAGAGGAACAGAACTGCAATCATGAGACGGATGTGGGACTGAAGTGCTTCT GGTACACAGACTCCAGGCTGGTGGGCGGCCCTGACTCCTGCTCCGGGAGGGTGGAGCTGCAATACCTCAGTGAGTgggggacagtgtgtgatgCATCCTGGGATATGAGAGCAGCCAGTGTCCTCTGTCAGCAGCTGCAGTGTGGGAGCGCTGTGGCAGTGCCAGGACAGGCCTGGTTTGGAGAGGGGAGGGGCCGCATCTGGGCTGATGTGTTTGAGTGCCAGGGGAATGAGACACACCTCTCCCAGTGTGCTGTGTCCTCATGGAGTCGAGCTGCATGCTCTCATGGACGGGATGCAGGACTCATCTGTGAAG GGTCTAAATCTCTCTCAGCTCTCAATGGGACAGTAAGACTGTCTGGAGAGAGTGGCTGTGAGGGTCAGGTGGAGGTTTACTACCAGCTGACCTGGAGCAGAGTTCTCATGGACTCCTGGAGCTTCAGGGAGACCTCTGTGGTCTGCAGGCAGCTGGGCTGTGGCTCTGCAGTGAGGCTGTACAGCTCCTCCCTGTCTGGGACAGGGGACAGTGATGTATGTCTGACAGGGTATCAGTGCTCTGGGAATGAATCTCACCTGTTGAACTGCAGTGATCTACAGAGACTGAGCTGCAGCTCTGGTCCACAGGTGCCCATAGAGTGTTCAA AGCACAGGTCCATCAGGCTGGTGGGTGATGCTGGGGGCTGTGCAGGGAGGCTGGAGGTGCTCCACTAG